A stretch of Glandiceps talaboti chromosome 18, keGlaTala1.1, whole genome shotgun sequence DNA encodes these proteins:
- the LOC144449423 gene encoding putative ATP-dependent DNA helicase RecS, with amino-acid sequence MKMATASDADDVNVSQQTNEESECIIDVSQQFGVAVEDMKSSQKEALQFLLSGNDVLAILPTGYGKSLIYHMYPHMLTSQGTVLVVSPLVSLMKDQISMLTERGQSAGLASEFVDGNVLPTYLYG; translated from the exons ATGAAAATGGCGACAGCGTCGGACGCAGACGATGTTAACGTTTCTCAGCAAACAAACGAAGAGTCGGAGTGTATAATTGAC GTTTCTCAACAATTTGGAGTAGCAGTGGAGGATATGAAGTCTTCACAAAAGGAGGCATTACAATTCCTCCTTTCAGGGAATGATGTCCTCGCAATCCTTCCAACAGGATATGGAAAATCTTTGATTTACCATATGTACCCACATATGTTGACAAGTCAGGGAACTGTATTGGTGGTTTCACCTCTTGTATCCCTTATGAAGGACCAG aTATCAATGTTGACGGAAAGGGGACAGTCTGCAGGACTAGCCAGTGAGTTTGTTGATGGCAACGTGTTACCAACGTACCTCTATGGCTAA